From the Pseudorasbora parva isolate DD20220531a chromosome 2, ASM2467924v1, whole genome shotgun sequence genome, the window ATTTTTAAATGGGCTTTTCATGGGGGTCGCTCACAACACCAACGCTGTGTGAGGTGTGGAAGTCAGCTGCAATAATTCATTAACCCTACACTTCCATCATCCCAAAGCTATCGGATCTCAACTTTAAGAACAGACGGTATTAAAAGTGCAACATATCCATGTAACTCCAACAAATAATGAATAGAGATATCATTGCAGTTCAATGAACTTTCTGGAGCTCTTATGAACACCTTATAGACATCAGATGGTAAAATGCTGTGTGTTTATGCATGTGCTGAACATACATATGAGCACACAATCATTTTAAATGTGCAAACAAGTTATCCACTAGTGTAATCTTACTGCGAGCATAAACAGGTTGAGGTAGTAAAAGGCAGAGTtaggaaaaactaaaaaaataaaagagaaataaataaataaataaaacacgtAAATTTGGAAGATAACTTGTCTAAAGAGACAGATGTATGACCGATACAAAACGAGGTACCTCCAAGCATGTTTTTCAGGGCTACACTGGCCTTTCCCTCTGGGTTTGTTTCTTTCTACTTTCTTCCGTTTCATCATCCTAGTCCCCATCTTCAGTGCATACTTACGATGCACTATTAAAAAACAGGAAGAAAAATCACAGACAGAACTGAAAGAAAAAGGGGGGAAGGGGAGAGGGGGGAGAGACCCGGGCCGGGGAGGACGGTGCACTTACCTGGGGCTGATCTGAGGTCCTATCAGATCAGTTTTAATTGGACTGTGTGTCACCTTCAGAATGTAGCTCTTGGGCGGTGCCGTTCACTTCCGCTTTGGGAGGCTCGGCCTCCATGGGCTCGGGCTTGGAGAGCTCATTTGACTTCTCAACCGAGCCCTTTCTGCTGCTCCTTTTCTCATCCGAGGAGTCCTTGTGATCTGTGAGAGGAGGCACGGCCGCGTTCAGTAAACGTGCATGGGCGATATTTAGTAAAGACTGCTTTAGATTTGGAGAGTTTAAAAGAATCATTGCATTAGATGATTACAAgtttcatttgtcattttaaaaggatcgttcacccaaaaatgaacattcggatatcatttactcaccctcaaggtGTCCCACACCTGTAAGTATATCTTGCTTGTAACCACGCAGATCTCGACAGCCATAGGCCATAGTACTTTTATACCATAGTACCCATAGTCATAGTACTTTTATTTCCCCCCACAATGGTAGTCTTAGGCTGCCGAGATCTGcgtggttacaaacattcttccaaatatcttactttgtgttcagctgaacaAAGTAATTCTTACAGGTTTgagataacttgagggtgagtaaatgaccagtttcatttttgggtgaactatcactttaaaggTTTAGCTCattcaaaaaattaaaaacaaaaatgttcccAACCTGCCGTTTTTCTAATGCAGTATGTCGTTCTTTTTTGGACCACAACTTGCTTTTTTTTCTGGGTGAATCGGAGTGAACTGCAGTGCTAAGTGTCTTTCGAACACGTAGTTGTTCACAGAAGGCCAAAAGGCCACGGTCAGGATTATAGTTAAATACATAAGGATTGCATTTTTTTCACCAAACCCTATTAAGTACCCACAAGACACTTGGGAATATACAACATGTGTCAAATCAAACCATTCTGTGATACTTTGGTTTTTGAAGAACAATTAGTTTTTTTTGAAGAACTTGATGGTCAAGATTTACTGCTATTAAATGGATGAGTGAGAGCGGGACATTTCTGGCGTACTACGGCATACTGCATTAGAACAAAAACAAGGCGAGAtttaagtgaactatcccttagtAAAAGAAATATCCATTTGCATGGCTTAAGCCAGGTTATCCTGCAAGAAAACTTGAGTCCTTCTGCTCTGTCAATGTTCCCCAACTCGAAAGATTGTTTTTCCCGCATGACAATGCTCCATGCCCACACAGCCATGCCAATAAAGATGTGGATGGAGGACCTGtcatggccagcccaatctccagacctgaaccGAACTACAAAACCTCTGAAACGTGATCAAGAGGAAGATGGATGGTCAAACAATGTCGAGCTGCttaattagttgtttttttttttacaggttgACCTGACATCCAAAAGCAATGTGACCGATTGGTAGGGAGTATGCCAAGAAGCATGAAAGTTGTTATTGGAAATCAGGGTTATTCAACCAAATATTGACTTCTGAACTCTTCCTAAGTTAAAACATTAGTATGATGATGCTTAAAAATTAACATAAACGTTTTCTTTGCATTagtactgttttttgttttttaaatgtataaacgtTTTCTTTGCATTTTGCCGTCAGCCCATCAGTCGcattttttaaactccattgttgattGGAATAGCAAACGACTTACTGCACACACCGCAACAGACTTTAAGGTTGAAATTAAATGCGGTgtgaactcaaccaatcagcatgtttatCTCCTACTCCTAAGTCCCACCCCAAAAAGTttctgaactttgaaaaagtactacctcacgAGGAGGGTCGTTTTGAGCTGGATATATTTACCTGGAACATTTACACCCTggaaacacacagagtaccaccccaaagccCCTAgatcctggggaaagttcctgcagTGGAGAAACGgctaattttttccagagctgtgtgTTAAGtgtagggatgggacgaaaaaataaataaaatcaattcGCGGCATCTCCGGCCACGAGATGTTATAGATACTATGGCACCAAGTATCGATATATTTTTAATACCTAGGCCTACCCGCAGCTGGGTTCTTCAGTCACTTCTGTGTTTATCTAAGCGGAGGGTTCCAGACTGTAGACGAATATATACTCTTGTATGtcaatattaaactgcaaaatactatttaaatattactcctgCCTGCTGCTGCATGTTCAGCGTCTGTGTGGCTGACGGGTGCTGATGATCGTGCGCTATCTTTTTAGCCTCTGCCGTGTCACTATATGAGGACATGAACGCATAAACCGTCACTTCATGAGGCTTTATTGTTTCACTTGAGAAAactgtcatatcatgaacacagacactcaaaggtcttcatggcagcccgtcaaaataaaagttcagttTAACGTGAAgaaataaacagaaatatattaggctactgttataCAGTAGATTCAACTTCATTTCTATGTAATAATATATGTATCTACTAATAATAGTAACAACAATTATGCCTAGATGGTTGCTTTTACTTGATCATATATATAACAAGTTACATGCGTAAAAAACAAGTTAAAACCCAAACCACCCCTGATCAAAAACTAAGCAACAAAAAAAGTCTTCTGGAACAAAATTGTGCAAATGCCAGACCTTTGTCTTTAGAGGATTTGTCCTTGTCTCTGTCTCCTCTGTCCTTTTCTCTGTCTCTGCTGCGGTGCCGGTGGCTCTTGCGCTCAGAGCTGCGGGACCTCCTCCTCTCCCTGCTCCGAGAGCGGCGCTTCCTGTCCGAGCGTTCCCGGCTGCGCCTCCTCTCTCGGTCACGGCTCCTGTGAATCAATCAGCACAACTTTAATCTCAACGGGCACAACAGGACAACCTTACATGTAGTAAAGTACGTTTACCCTAGGCTGTGTTACTGTTAGTAAAACCTAAATAATTTCCATTAACCGAACTAaagttaaaatataattaattttaagaagattaaaataattgaaaactAGAAGTATTGCCTtggaaacaaattaaaataagttttaaaattTGTCAAACTAATTTTACTAAAAAAGTAACAGCTCAGGTGTATACAGTAGCAGTGAGAGTGACGCACCTGCTGCGCTTCCTGTCGCGTTCCTTACTCCTGGACCTCCTCCGGTCTCTTGAGCGGCTCCTGCGGCGGTCTGACGCACGGCTGGAGTGTCTACTGTTGGAGTGACTCCTCCTGCTGCGCCTGTCCCGTTCCCGCTCCCGCTCCCTGTCCCGCTCCCTCTCCCGCTCGCGTTCCCTCTCCTTCTCgcgctctctctccctctccttcTCTCGTTCCTTCtccctctcctcctcctctttgcGCTTTTTCTCGCGTTCCTCCCTTTCACGTTCCCGGTCCTCCTTTTCCTTCTTTCCTCGATCCTCCTTCTCCGGGTCCTCTGAGCGCCGACGCAGCTTTTCCTGCgagatcaaacagaaaaccatggTGTAAAGTAACACAGCCAACTTTTGATTGGCAACAATCAGCCGGTCCAAAAACATGCCATCATCACATTgttaatttagtttttcagaTGTTTTCTTAAAATTCTGCGTTTTATGATTTAActgtacactatgtaacttgtTTTACTTTGATTTGACTGATTTGGATGTTAGGGTTTGTAAGGAGGGGGCGAAACAGCACCACCGTAAAGGATAGAATCAAAAATCATTTTATCTCGATCGTGTTTTCATAATCAGGGTTTCGGCAGGTTTTATGAAGGCCGTATTAAGAACTTAAGACAAACGAAAGAAAATTGAAGGAAAAATTAAGAGAACATTAACACGTCAGTTTGTTCTCTACATGTAAATGTCTAagcaaaaaaatgtgttgtatTAACAACACTACAAGGTTTTTTCCAACAGTTGTCATTACTTTAATTtttagaacaaaaaaaaaatagcttaaaAGTTTGAGATAAGAAATCTTGTAAAAGTGACTATGattcaaaaaatacaaatatctgccaatgggttCATTAAAATCCATTTAATTCAAATGTAAGTTATTGTCATACCCAATAACAAATATTtgttcttgatttaagaataaaGTCAATTTTGTTCCAATTTTTCAGGAAACAAAACTTAATTTCGTCAATTTTGCATGTCAAgcaaatgtatcttgatttaaagATGTTAAGAatttgtactggaaaacaaAAATCCAGAGGAAGAACatgattttttgcagtttgtgcAATTTAATTTTGCAATTAAATTTAAAGCATTATGAAATCTGAAAATTTTTCTGTTTCTAATGGTTAAATAAAATTTCACTCATCTACGGACCACaagttaagatattttaaatgcattgtgaaagctttctgtccctccattgacaagtCTAAGCAACTACTACTTTGAcgctttaaagcagcactaggtaacttttcaaccttcataatatattttttaagactcttgtgatgataaatcgacttacaataggttgaatggcacgtctgccatagcctgatggggtctgtatcgtttttaatcgtacttttaaacttcgggtttcgggtagtaacccgagaacaaaaagaactacaaaattcgactgctttgcggcatatacgtcacttccaccaacacacacacttccttaaattcggacgtgcaagcccaactttgttcgtcggataatatagtcatgtccgaagcagcagagacaaataagaagaaaaggttttgttggtggaaagcaataagaggaaacgaaaaagtgatgggattaaaggcaggacgaggatcaacatgtgaccagcgtttgctcgtcggcgtgagctgaaggaggcgtgcccgaccgatgctgtcctgcttgttacggtgattacctaccactcaaacattgaactgaagtatcatatagattctgtaaaacgctaaccaatagactactataatgacgctggcttgtaaacgtgagcatcgtgattatttggcgtttgaaaaaaataaaacccatgaaattatattcatatgacatgctgaaacatgccactgactgtaacgttacctgggatgaagacatttcacacgcgccgccagaagaacacctgcatatgaactcttgcagtgttcaggttaactgttagtgctgcaccaacccacGGCGCcattttatgaagttatttggcccgctccgcaccactgtatatatttttacaacccgccccgcacccgcgaccattaaatagacatacggggtccgcgggttatgagacgacccgcgcatcactagttcagggctatcagggttgtcatgtcaacaaatgcacgcgcgatggcatcccctgttgtaggatgaccgcttacgacagtagttgaggaaattattttttccaaactgtagggggaccccgagagcaaaagttaccaagtgctgctttaaaatgttcataaacAGATCCTAACACCATTCTATACGAATCAAGCggtttattcaaaattttcttAAGATACTCGATCGCTTTATATAATGAATCAAAGTCATGAGGGGTTAAGAACAACATTAGAGTAATTGATGACAATTTTtaggggaactatccctttaagtgtacTGGcctacttttgatttattcatcTAAAATTCAACAAATTCTGTGACATTTTGCattatacagtaaattacatttttgtgactGGATTCTGCTATTCAGTCCACATTTCCTGTACCACAGAAACCATAGGGGCCAAATCTTGAACTTAAGTCTTCCTGCTccaatttaagactttttttaaaGCCTTAAATTGAGACTAAAACCCTGATAATTGTTGAAAGCCAAAAATGGcaactgaaaataaaatatgGTTAATCTCACAGCCCTAGCCCTAATATTTTGTGGAAGGCAAAAATACCTTTGTCAAGTACAAGATTGGTCAAAATCACCATCCGGACCTCACAAGTTTGACCATCAACTAACCTTCAGTTCCTCCACCGTGGATTTGATTTTGGCGTATCCCATATGCTGCTTGCCCATTAGATGATCGTCCACTCTGGACTGAGCGTCGCCGACTATTAGGAAAGCGCCACACACTTCACACACCTCCATCTGCTTCTCTTGAGCCGCAAAGCTCTCAATCGTCTGACAAATGAGAAAACACGTCAGTGCCAAAACACACTCGAGTGAAAGCTTGTGATACGTGAGCATGTTCTTGCTGTAACTCACTGAAGGGTTGGCGCTGAGCTGCTCCCGCTCCTCCTTCAGCTGCTCCACAAGCTTCATCATGCCCTGCGCCTCCTCCACGCGGCCCTCCGAGCCCAACTCCtcaatctgaacacacacaaacagttaCATCTTCTTCAACACATGCTTAATTCTTAATGGATGGCATTCAGGAGCAGTACCTGAACAACAAGCTCTTCAATCTTCTCCGTGAGGACCTGTGCTTTCTCCTCGTTCTTCCCAGTCGGACCCGGTGTCTAGAAATTAGAGCTCAAAGTGAGTCGGGTTTGAAGCACAGTGTACAAACAAAGTGGTCTTTAAGAgtgtttttactttttaaaagtattatAAAAGCTGCATATAAATGTAACCATGTGTGCCATGATAACTTGAGCCCTATCCTTTTCATTTTTTCCTATCCAAATccttttttttcaattaaaattTAGTAATGAAAAAGCAAGCACAATTAATCAATTTAACATCAATCAGGGTCCCCACTAGTGTTCATTTCATTAAAGATAAATGTTTGTTGACAATATTTTCATGTCTAGACGAGACGACAAACGTCATTAAACATTAACTGAGACTATATCAAAAATGCAATATAGTTGACGAAAAAATACGAGACTAACATgtagtaaattaaaaaaaaaaaaaaaagcagagaCACTCCAAAAATTAATGATAGAGGTGGGTGGAGCATGAGGTGAGTCACAGTTTGAGGAGCTAATGGAGTTACAAggcaggggtggtaagtaatcaagtaaaaatactttgatactttacttaagtatttttttcggggatctgtactttacttgagtatattttatttgcatctacttttactcttactccacta encodes:
- the luc7l3 gene encoding luc7-like protein 3, with translation MLSAAQLLDELMGRDRNLAPDEKRCNVRWDDETVCKYYLCGFCPAELFTNTRSDLGPCEKIHDENLRKTYEKSSRFMKEGYERDFLRYLQSLLAEVERRIRRGHARLALSQAQQNSGTPGPTGKNEEKAQVLTEKIEELVVQIEELGSEGRVEEAQGMMKLVEQLKEEREQLSANPSTIESFAAQEKQMEVCEVCGAFLIVGDAQSRVDDHLMGKQHMGYAKIKSTVEELKEKLRRRSEDPEKEDRGKKEKEDREREREEREKKRKEEEEREKEREKEREREREKERERERERERDRERERERDRRSRRSHSNSRHSSRASDRRRSRSRDRRRSRSKERDRKRSRSRDRERRRSRERSDRKRRSRSRERRRSRSSERKSHRHRSRDREKDRGDRDKDKSSKDKDHKDSSDEKRSSRKGSVEKSNELSKPEPMEAEPPKAEVNGTAQELHSEGDTQSN